In one Niallia taxi genomic region, the following are encoded:
- the opp4C gene encoding oligopeptide ABC transporter permease: MQLNQQTVETEPNLPIKVENQKSKTPGQIALGRFMKNKLAVLGVIVLTIIILAVIFAPLLTDQNPTKSNLMMVEHGPSADHPLGNDGSGRDNLARLLYGGRISLIVGFSAMVCTLVIGVLLGSIAGYYGGLVDATIMRIADIIMMLPFIVIALTVVSIMPKVSIGSFVAIIAITSWPNLTRIIRGTYLSLREQEFVHGAKAIGASDFRIIFKHFIPNAIGPIVVNATLMMATYIIIESAMSFIGFGIPQPTPTWGNMISEAQSIRILRNSPEAWVPPGLCIFVTVLCINFIGDGLRDALDPKSNKR; encoded by the coding sequence ATGCAACTGAATCAACAAACGGTCGAAACAGAACCGAATCTACCTATTAAAGTAGAAAATCAAAAGAGTAAAACTCCTGGCCAAATTGCGCTAGGACGGTTTATGAAAAATAAATTGGCTGTACTTGGTGTAATTGTATTAACGATTATCATTTTAGCAGTGATTTTCGCACCACTTTTAACAGACCAAAATCCGACCAAATCAAATTTGATGATGGTTGAGCATGGACCAAGCGCAGACCATCCGCTTGGAAATGATGGTTCAGGAAGAGATAATCTTGCGCGGCTACTGTATGGTGGTAGAATCTCCCTTATCGTCGGTTTCTCTGCAATGGTATGTACATTGGTTATCGGTGTGCTTTTAGGATCTATTGCTGGTTATTATGGCGGACTTGTTGATGCAACTATCATGCGTATCGCTGATATCATCATGATGCTTCCATTTATCGTTATTGCATTGACGGTAGTTTCTATTATGCCAAAGGTGTCAATTGGCAGCTTCGTCGCCATTATAGCGATAACCTCGTGGCCGAACTTGACGAGGATTATTAGGGGAACCTATTTATCCTTAAGGGAACAAGAATTTGTGCATGGAGCAAAGGCAATAGGCGCAAGTGATTTCCGAATCATCTTTAAGCATTTTATTCCGAATGCAATTGGACCAATTGTCGTTAACGCTACATTGATGATGGCAACATATATTATCATTGAATCTGCAATGAGCTTCATCGGTTTTGGAATACCGCAGCCAACTCCGACATGGGGAAATATGATTTCTGAAGCACAAAGCATTCGTATTTTAAGAAACAGCCCTGAGGCGTGGGTACCGCCAGGATTATGTATCTTTGTAACAGTATTATGCATTAACTTTATCGGAGACGGTTTGCGTGATGCTCTTGATCCGAAAAGTAATAAGCGCTAA
- a CDS encoding ABC transporter ATP-binding protein — protein sequence MTKHALLEVEGLKTYFQVDKHRVAKAVDGVDFSINPGETVALVGESGSGKSITSLSIMKLVGKPGKIKGGQIRFNGKDIVPYSDKQMAKLRGSEIAMVFQEPMTALNPVFTIGNQLIETIRKHKKVSKEEARNRAIELLRIVGFPRAEETVNEYPHQLSGGMRQRAMIAIAISCEPKLLIADEPTTALDVTIQAQILDLLDEMKKKFNMAVLLITHDLGVVAEYADRVMVMYGGQIVEQAKVNTMFLDPKHPYTNGLLESLPKLEDDVDRLGVIKGTVPPAYDFPVGCRFSDRCKHVMDKCRVSNPNLLDNGQNHKVRCYLYE from the coding sequence ATGACAAAACATGCGTTATTAGAAGTTGAAGGTTTAAAAACGTATTTTCAAGTGGATAAACACAGAGTGGCAAAAGCTGTGGATGGTGTTGATTTTTCCATAAATCCTGGTGAGACAGTAGCACTCGTTGGTGAATCAGGAAGCGGCAAAAGCATCACCTCTCTTTCTATAATGAAGCTTGTTGGTAAGCCTGGAAAAATCAAAGGAGGGCAAATTCGCTTTAACGGCAAAGATATTGTTCCTTATTCTGACAAGCAGATGGCAAAGCTTCGCGGAAGTGAGATTGCGATGGTTTTCCAAGAGCCGATGACAGCGTTAAATCCTGTATTTACAATTGGAAACCAGCTTATAGAAACAATTAGAAAGCATAAGAAAGTCTCAAAGGAGGAAGCGCGAAACAGAGCAATTGAGCTATTAAGAATAGTTGGTTTTCCAAGGGCAGAAGAGACGGTAAATGAATATCCGCATCAATTGTCAGGCGGGATGCGCCAGCGTGCGATGATTGCAATAGCTATTTCCTGTGAGCCGAAGCTGTTAATTGCAGATGAGCCGACTACAGCTCTCGATGTAACAATTCAGGCACAAATTTTGGATCTGTTGGACGAGATGAAGAAAAAATTCAACATGGCAGTATTGTTAATAACACATGACTTAGGTGTCGTAGCTGAATATGCAGACAGGGTTATGGTTATGTATGGTGGACAGATTGTGGAGCAGGCAAAAGTAAATACAATGTTCCTTGATCCGAAGCATCCTTACACTAATGGACTTCTAGAAAGCTTACCTAAATTAGAAGACGATGTCGACAGACTTGGAGTAATTAAGGGAACAGTTCCGCCTGCCTATGATTTCCCTGTTGGCTGCCGTTTTTCTGACAGATGCAAGCATGTGATGGATAAATGCCGTGTTAGCAATCCTAATCTTCTAGATAATGGACAAAACCATAAGGTGCGCTGCTACCTGTATGAATAG
- a CDS encoding acetate uptake transporter produces the protein MSNKNYTQVKMVTADPSALGLFGLAMVTLVASSQKLGLTEGLSFILPWAFFLGGLAQLIAALLDAKHNNIFGTTAFAAFGLFWFGVGFSWLIQLGAFGEVLAQNVDPKQLGFAFIGYLIFSLFMTIGALETHKVLFFIFVFIDILFIGLSLSSFDVMYEVTHTMAGIAELCIALLSFYGCGAIVLNTHFGKIVLPIGKPFGIFK, from the coding sequence ATGAGCAACAAGAACTATACACAAGTAAAAATGGTGACGGCAGATCCATCTGCACTTGGACTATTCGGTCTAGCAATGGTTACATTGGTAGCATCTTCACAAAAGCTAGGTTTAACAGAAGGGTTATCTTTTATTTTGCCGTGGGCGTTCTTTTTGGGTGGATTAGCTCAATTGATCGCAGCTTTGCTTGATGCGAAGCATAACAATATCTTTGGAACAACCGCTTTTGCAGCATTTGGCTTATTCTGGTTTGGTGTAGGCTTTTCTTGGTTAATTCAGCTAGGAGCGTTTGGCGAAGTACTCGCACAAAATGTTGATCCAAAACAACTTGGCTTTGCTTTCATCGGCTATTTGATCTTTAGTCTGTTTATGACAATTGGCGCATTAGAGACACATAAAGTGCTTTTCTTTATTTTCGTCTTTATTGATATCCTATTTATTGGACTTTCTTTAAGCTCTTTTGATGTCATGTACGAAGTAACACATACGATGGCAGGTATTGCAGAGCTTTGTATAGCCCTACTATCATTTTACGGATGCGGTGCAATCGTGCTTAACACACATTTTGGGAAAATCGTATTGCCGATTGGCAAGCCATTCGGAATATTTAAATAA
- a CDS encoding sensor histidine kinase, which yields MYASMEIQMLIQLIERAALLLISLFFLSRVPKFKETLQKENHSPTELTLITIIFCAFALFGTYSGIEVEGSIVNIRIIAVMSGGILFGPWVGIITGIVSGVHRYLIDIGGVTSIPCLITSILAGIVSGIIYFRVKKQNRWIYGIAAGMICEVLTMVLILVMAEPFSLGLDIVSQIALPMILGQVSIGFIVLMIASVEGEKERIAAKQAQLALGIANKTLPYFRSINSESLHKICRIIQKEIKADAVAITDTRDVLAYVGFGEEKYKNGREIISGLTKETIKSGKITIRNNIADHHTPQIHCLLIIPLEERGVVTGTLKIYYRKAYTITHTLQTMAIGLAQIISTLMEVSRVEQIKEAANKAELKALQTKINPHFLFNALNAIASTTRRNPEKARELIISLSGYMRYNLEVEDELIDIHLALQQVHDYIDIEKARFGSKLQVEYDIDDVQIKVPSLLIQPLVENAVVHGILKRKAPGLITISVKDLGSSIRVSVEDTGEGIKEEIIDQLYRGEMSSRHIGLANVHERVKLIYGTGLVIERLNPGTKVYFDITKEKR from the coding sequence ATGTACGCTTCAATGGAAATTCAAATGCTCATTCAATTAATTGAAAGAGCAGCATTGCTGCTTATTTCCTTGTTTTTTTTATCAAGGGTGCCAAAATTTAAGGAGACTCTTCAAAAGGAAAATCATTCTCCAACAGAATTGACACTCATAACAATTATATTTTGTGCCTTTGCATTGTTTGGTACCTATTCCGGTATTGAGGTGGAAGGCTCCATTGTTAATATCCGTATCATTGCGGTTATGTCCGGAGGTATTTTGTTTGGTCCTTGGGTTGGCATCATTACAGGAATCGTTTCAGGGGTTCATCGATACCTAATTGATATAGGAGGAGTCACGTCCATACCTTGTTTAATTACGAGTATATTGGCAGGTATCGTTTCAGGCATTATTTATTTTCGTGTAAAGAAACAAAACAGGTGGATTTACGGAATAGCTGCCGGAATGATTTGTGAAGTGCTGACAATGGTACTGATACTTGTTATGGCAGAACCCTTCTCTTTAGGTTTAGACATTGTTTCCCAAATTGCGTTACCGATGATATTAGGACAAGTAAGTATTGGCTTTATCGTGTTAATGATTGCAAGTGTCGAAGGTGAAAAGGAAAGAATTGCTGCAAAGCAGGCACAGCTGGCATTAGGAATCGCCAACAAAACTCTGCCTTACTTCAGGTCTATCAACAGCGAATCACTCCACAAGATTTGCAGGATAATTCAAAAGGAAATTAAAGCAGATGCTGTTGCTATCACAGATACAAGGGATGTCCTTGCATATGTTGGCTTTGGCGAAGAAAAGTACAAGAACGGCCGCGAAATTATCAGTGGTTTAACAAAGGAAACGATAAAAAGCGGCAAGATAACAATACGCAATAATATTGCAGACCATCATACACCGCAAATTCATTGTTTGCTCATTATTCCTTTAGAGGAAAGAGGAGTTGTGACAGGGACATTAAAGATTTACTACCGTAAGGCATATACTATTACACATACGCTTCAAACGATGGCGATTGGACTTGCTCAAATCATCTCGACATTAATGGAGGTTTCTAGAGTTGAACAAATTAAAGAGGCTGCCAATAAAGCTGAATTGAAGGCATTGCAAACAAAAATCAATCCTCATTTCCTTTTCAATGCATTAAATGCCATTGCTTCAACAACAAGACGGAATCCGGAAAAAGCCAGAGAATTAATAATTAGCTTATCAGGATATATGCGCTATAACCTGGAGGTCGAGGATGAATTAATTGATATCCATCTAGCATTACAGCAGGTACATGATTATATTGATATCGAAAAGGCGAGATTTGGAAGCAAGCTTCAAGTTGAATATGATATTGACGATGTTCAAATTAAGGTTCCAAGTCTTCTCATCCAGCCATTAGTTGAAAATGCAGTTGTTCATGGCATTTTAAAAAGAAAAGCTCCTGGTCTAATCACTATTTCTGTCAAGGATCTTGGTAGCAGTATAAGGGTTAGTGTTGAGGATACAGGGGAGGGCATTAAGGAAGAAATCATCGATCAGCTATATCGTGGCGAAATGTCATCAAGACATATCGGTTTGGCAAATGTCCATGAAAGAGTGAAGCTGATTTATGGAACAGGACTTGTCATCGAAAGATTAAATCCAGGCACAAAAGTATATTTTGACATTACGAAGGAGAAGCGATGA
- a CDS encoding ABC transporter permease, whose translation MYKYIIRRVLVFIPMLFALTVIVFGLMQAAPGDPFTGKLDPNVDPEVYEQQKEALGLNDPIYVQYFRWLGNIVQGDFGESIVYKGREVTDLLESRVSNTLTLGTFSLIITILFSIPIGIYSARKPYSVLDYSVTTFSFFGLAIPSFFFGLVAIYFFAIQLGWFPSQGTVSSPNLQGAELFWDKLHHLILPGLTLGLGGMATYTRYMRSEVLDVLSGDYIRTARAKGMTENTVLYKHTLRNALIPIVTLLGFEIGALLGGAIITEGVYQYPGLGTLFINSISSKDYPVIMVITLMIGFFTLLGNLLADIGYSLVDPRIRYE comes from the coding sequence ATGTATAAGTATATTATTCGTCGTGTATTAGTGTTCATTCCAATGCTATTCGCATTGACGGTTATCGTATTCGGCTTAATGCAGGCGGCTCCTGGCGATCCCTTTACTGGAAAGCTTGATCCGAATGTAGACCCAGAAGTATACGAACAGCAAAAAGAAGCTTTAGGGCTTAATGATCCAATTTATGTGCAATATTTTCGTTGGTTAGGAAATATCGTTCAGGGGGACTTTGGTGAATCAATCGTATATAAGGGACGTGAAGTGACAGACCTGCTCGAATCCAGAGTCAGCAATACACTCACATTAGGAACCTTTTCTTTAATTATTACGATTTTATTTTCGATTCCAATCGGAATTTACTCAGCTCGAAAACCATATTCTGTGCTGGATTACTCCGTAACAACTTTTAGTTTTTTTGGACTGGCAATTCCGAGTTTCTTCTTTGGTTTAGTGGCAATTTACTTCTTTGCAATCCAGCTCGGCTGGTTCCCATCGCAAGGTACGGTATCGAGTCCTAATCTGCAAGGTGCAGAGCTCTTTTGGGATAAGCTGCATCATTTAATCTTGCCAGGATTGACTCTGGGATTAGGTGGAATGGCTACATATACACGGTATATGCGTTCAGAAGTGCTTGATGTACTGTCTGGTGACTATATTCGTACAGCAAGAGCAAAAGGGATGACCGAAAACACAGTATTGTACAAGCATACATTGAGAAATGCCTTGATTCCAATCGTAACTTTGCTAGGCTTTGAAATCGGCGCCCTGCTGGGTGGAGCGATTATAACAGAGGGGGTATATCAATATCCTGGCCTCGGGACATTGTTCATTAACTCTATTTCCAGCAAGGATTACCCTGTTATCATGGTTATTACTTTAATGATTGGTTTCTTTACATTATTGGGAAATCTGCTGGCAGATATCGGCTACAGCCTTGTTGACCCTAGAATTCGATATGAGTGA
- a CDS encoding endonuclease: MMKKSGKISFLLFVIFTLAVSLFPAATTKAATLSVSEAIRTQNGSTQELEGYIVGKPTSASSVQTSSFSDDYAIALADNPTEKNAGSMLYVQIPSSFRASFGLKSNPNLIGTKIIVTGSTSAYFSHPGLKNVTAMSKSTGGSTPVPNEPEEDSEQAPPFGNYEGYYNSASGKTGSSLKTALHEIIDDHTKLSYSAVWDALRHTDEDPNNSNNVILLYTGRSQSKTSNGGGVDQWNREHVWAKSHGDFGTSMGAGTDLHHLRPTDVSVNSARGNKDFDDGGTAQKEAPDTFADSDSWEPRDEVKGDIARMIFYMAVRYEGDSGELDLEVSEKVSNGSAPLHGKLSTLKRWNELDPVDDFERNRNEVIFTDYQHNRNPFIDHPEWVEAIW, from the coding sequence ATGATGAAAAAAAGTGGAAAAATCTCTTTTTTACTTTTCGTGATTTTTACTTTAGCAGTCTCGCTTTTCCCTGCAGCTACAACAAAAGCTGCTACTTTGTCCGTTTCGGAAGCAATAAGGACACAGAACGGTTCAACTCAAGAACTAGAAGGATACATAGTCGGAAAGCCAACTTCCGCTTCCTCCGTCCAAACTAGCAGCTTCTCTGACGATTATGCAATCGCTCTCGCAGACAACCCAACAGAAAAAAACGCTGGCTCTATGCTATATGTGCAAATTCCCTCATCCTTTCGAGCGAGCTTTGGACTAAAATCAAATCCTAATTTGATTGGTACTAAAATTATCGTAACGGGAAGCACTTCAGCCTACTTCTCTCACCCTGGATTAAAAAATGTAACAGCTATGTCAAAAAGCACTGGAGGTTCAACTCCAGTTCCAAATGAGCCTGAAGAAGATTCAGAGCAAGCCCCACCTTTTGGTAACTATGAAGGCTATTATAACAGTGCCAGCGGTAAAACAGGCTCAAGTCTTAAAACTGCTTTGCATGAGATAATCGATGATCATACAAAGCTTTCTTACAGTGCTGTTTGGGATGCACTTCGCCATACAGACGAGGATCCAAATAACAGCAATAATGTCATATTGCTATATACAGGCAGATCGCAAAGCAAAACCTCCAACGGCGGTGGTGTCGATCAATGGAACAGGGAGCATGTTTGGGCGAAATCTCACGGCGACTTTGGAACATCAATGGGAGCAGGCACTGACTTGCACCATTTGCGCCCTACAGATGTGTCTGTCAATTCAGCACGCGGAAACAAAGACTTCGATGATGGTGGAACTGCCCAGAAGGAAGCACCAGATACTTTCGCTGACAGTGACTCTTGGGAGCCCCGTGACGAGGTCAAAGGTGACATTGCCCGAATGATTTTTTATATGGCTGTGCGCTACGAAGGTGACAGTGGCGAATTAGATTTAGAAGTATCAGAAAAAGTAAGTAATGGTTCTGCTCCATTACACGGAAAACTATCGACATTAAAACGCTGGAATGAACTTGATCCTGTCGATGACTTTGAACGAAACAGGAATGAAGTCATCTTTACAGATTACCAGCATAATCGAAATCCATTTATTGACCACCCTGAGTGGGTCGAAGCAATCTGGTAA
- the pepF gene encoding oligoendopeptidase F yields MNKLQSKTLARKDVSVEETWDLTELFPCEKAWKKELDAIALDLEKLVEYKGSLGSSAINLLQCLLERDSLEERVARVMTYASLNQSADGTDPANQANDAIAASVYATVRSSVSFIDSEVLALSEEKVGLFLEQESGLKDYTKMLSDLFEDKAHMLSPETEQVLAAYSEIHESPYMIYQRSKTSDMSFSSFTTEDGTLHPLTFNLYAKYEESPDTDIRRKAYDAFIETLDRYKNTYAGTLATEVKKQVVEAKLRKYESVTEMLLFEQQVTKEMYHNQLDTILTELAPHMRRYARLKKSVLGLDQLCYSDLKAPLDADYNPEISYDEAAELVLEALKIMGPEYAEIMRQGLENRWVDRADNLGKRSGAFCSSPYGAHPYILMTWNNSMRNAFTLAHELGHAGHFVLAGRNQSISNTRPSRYFIEAPSTMNEMLLSKHILEKSDNDRMRRWVILQSLGTYYHNFVTHILEGELQRRVYALAEKGTPITAKLLCEQNLDLLAAFWGDSVELDEGAGLTWMRQPHYYMGLYPYTYSAGLTASTAASLMIQEEGQPAVDRWLSALKAGGTLKPIDLMRLGNVDMSTSEPISKAVAYVGSLIDELEKSFT; encoded by the coding sequence ATGAATAAGCTGCAAAGTAAAACACTGGCAAGGAAAGATGTTTCAGTTGAAGAAACATGGGATTTAACCGAATTGTTTCCTTGTGAGAAAGCATGGAAGAAGGAGCTTGATGCAATCGCACTCGATCTAGAAAAGCTTGTAGAATATAAGGGGAGCCTTGGAAGCAGTGCTATAAACCTCCTGCAATGTCTTCTTGAAAGAGACTCGCTGGAGGAGCGGGTTGCCCGGGTGATGACGTATGCAAGCTTAAACCAGTCTGCGGATGGGACAGACCCTGCTAATCAAGCAAATGATGCTATTGCAGCCTCTGTGTATGCCACAGTTCGTAGCAGCGTGTCCTTTATTGATTCAGAGGTACTTGCACTGTCAGAGGAGAAAGTAGGCTTATTTTTAGAGCAAGAAAGCGGTCTAAAGGATTACACGAAGATGCTCAGTGATTTATTCGAGGATAAGGCACATATGCTTTCCCCAGAGACAGAGCAAGTCTTAGCCGCATACAGTGAGATTCATGAGTCTCCTTATATGATTTACCAGCGCAGCAAAACGTCAGATATGAGCTTTTCCTCTTTTACAACAGAAGATGGAACTCTTCACCCTTTAACATTTAATTTATATGCTAAGTATGAAGAGTCTCCAGATACAGATATCAGGCGCAAGGCTTATGATGCTTTTATCGAAACATTAGATAGGTACAAAAATACATATGCAGGAACCCTTGCGACAGAAGTGAAGAAGCAAGTGGTTGAAGCAAAATTACGAAAGTATGAGTCTGTTACGGAAATGCTGCTATTTGAGCAGCAGGTTACAAAGGAAATGTATCATAATCAGCTTGATACAATTTTAACAGAGCTTGCTCCTCATATGCGCCGCTATGCCAGGTTGAAAAAGAGCGTTCTTGGACTTGATCAACTTTGTTACAGTGATTTAAAAGCACCATTAGATGCTGATTATAATCCGGAAATTTCTTATGATGAAGCGGCAGAGCTTGTGCTTGAAGCACTAAAGATAATGGGCCCGGAATATGCGGAAATAATGAGACAGGGATTGGAAAATCGCTGGGTCGACAGGGCAGACAATCTTGGTAAGCGATCTGGAGCCTTTTGCTCAAGTCCATATGGTGCACATCCATATATTTTGATGACTTGGAATAATTCAATGCGTAATGCCTTTACACTTGCCCATGAGCTCGGGCATGCAGGTCATTTTGTTCTGGCAGGTAGGAATCAGTCGATTTCGAATACACGTCCATCAAGATATTTTATTGAAGCACCTTCAACAATGAATGAAATGCTTTTAAGTAAGCATATATTAGAGAAATCCGATAATGACAGGATGCGCCGCTGGGTTATTCTGCAATCATTGGGAACGTATTATCATAACTTTGTTACACATATTTTAGAGGGCGAACTGCAACGCCGAGTTTATGCACTTGCAGAAAAAGGCACGCCGATAACTGCAAAGCTGTTATGTGAACAAAATCTTGATCTTCTTGCGGCATTCTGGGGGGACAGTGTGGAACTGGATGAAGGAGCCGGCCTTACTTGGATGCGACAGCCACATTATTACATGGGGCTTTATCCATATACGTATTCGGCAGGACTGACAGCCTCGACTGCTGCTTCCTTAATGATTCAGGAAGAAGGGCAGCCTGCTGTTGACCGCTGGCTATCAGCACTAAAGGCAGGCGGGACATTAAAGCCCATTGATTTAATGAGGCTTGGAAATGTTGATATGTCCACATCTGAACCAATCAGCAAAGCAGTCGCCTATGTTGGCAGTTTAATAGATGAATTAGAAAAAAGCTTTACTTAA
- a CDS encoding ABC transporter ATP-binding protein — protein sequence MEQDLLKKTEEDYILQAKNIKKYFPIKGGVLKHTVGHVKAVDDISLNVIRGETLGLVGESGSGKSTLGRVILRLLDPTDGSIQFEDQDITTLNNRKMRPIRKDMQIVFQDPFASLNGKMSVQELIEEPLLVQTKLNRREREEKAISLLEKVGLRADARSKYPHEFSGGQRQRISIARALALNPKFIVCDEPVSALDVSIQAQVLNLMADLQEEFNLTYLFIAHDLSVVKHISDRVAVMYLGRIAELAPKQGLYETPLHPYTQALLSAVPTTDVTKKREKIILKGDLPSPSNPPSGCAFRTRCPKAHERCAIVRPDLTEVSEGHFVACHLYSKED from the coding sequence ATGGAGCAAGATTTATTAAAAAAGACCGAAGAAGATTATATTCTTCAAGCGAAAAACATTAAGAAATACTTCCCAATCAAGGGTGGCGTCTTGAAGCATACGGTCGGCCATGTCAAAGCAGTTGATGATATTTCCTTAAATGTCATCAGAGGAGAAACGCTCGGACTTGTTGGTGAATCAGGTTCAGGAAAATCTACGTTAGGACGAGTCATTCTGCGGCTGCTTGACCCGACAGATGGCAGTATTCAGTTTGAGGATCAAGACATCACTACATTAAATAACAGAAAGATGCGTCCAATCAGAAAAGATATGCAGATTGTCTTTCAGGACCCGTTCGCTTCATTAAATGGAAAAATGAGTGTCCAAGAGCTTATTGAAGAACCGCTGCTTGTACAAACAAAGTTAAATAGACGGGAGCGGGAGGAAAAAGCGATCAGCCTGCTGGAAAAGGTTGGCCTTCGGGCAGATGCACGATCAAAATATCCCCATGAATTTTCTGGTGGTCAAAGGCAACGTATCAGCATTGCAAGAGCGCTTGCGCTAAATCCTAAATTTATTGTTTGTGATGAGCCGGTTTCAGCTTTGGATGTTTCTATTCAGGCACAGGTTTTAAACTTGATGGCCGATTTGCAGGAAGAATTTAATTTGACTTACCTTTTTATTGCCCATGATTTGAGTGTTGTTAAACATATAAGTGATCGTGTAGCGGTAATGTATTTAGGAAGAATTGCAGAGCTTGCACCTAAGCAAGGGCTATATGAAACACCGCTTCATCCATATACACAGGCGCTTTTATCAGCAGTTCCGACAACAGATGTGACTAAAAAGAGAGAAAAAATCATTCTGAAGGGTGACTTGCCAAGCCCATCTAATCCACCGTCAGGATGCGCATTCCGAACTCGCTGTCCAAAAGCACATGAAAGATGTGCTATTGTGCGCCCGGACTTAACGGAAGTTTCGGAAGGACACTTCGTTGCATGCCACTTATACAGTAAAGAAGATTGA
- a CDS encoding peptide-binding protein encodes MKKKNWLLVLCLTLVLGSILAACSNSSDDTNSEPGEAVDGGTVTGAMDTAPAGLFNPIFYADAYENNILSLTHEGLLGQDENLDFIPKLAKEWEFNEDQTEVTFHLEENVKWQDGEPFTANDVVFTYKSIASPGYVEAGGIRTQYVERLLGYEDFSTGKTDEFEGVVAVDDNTVTFKYANPNVLALSDSSFPIIPEHIFKDIAIADMPKAAATTKDVIGTGPFKLTNVVEGEQYVLEKNEDYWQGAPKLDSIVWKVVDQSVILGMLESGEVDFVADPTGIQAADYESVAANDNVEIVEQPDFGYQVMGMMVNHREQGDTALDPSKWTENKKLSNQKVRQAIAYAVDREAIINGLLYGKGVVQNSPIATQFWAYDDTKPNQYKFDAEEAKSLLDEAGYKDTNGDGFREDPDGNEWVLNLNYPLGNQIREKSAPIIQEYLEAVGIKIDLRQPKQAAAYFEDLEKNAQDWDLYLLGWSLDSTDPDPSGLWSSKAAYNYSRWNNPEAEQLLVDAFTPPDAFEQDFRKEKYSEWQVKFSEDLPALILYAQNSLWAYNKRLQGIDVLPYSFLNNTHLWSVTK; translated from the coding sequence TTGAAAAAGAAAAATTGGTTACTTGTATTATGCTTGACGTTAGTGCTCGGCAGTATTTTGGCTGCGTGCAGCAACAGCAGTGATGACACGAACTCAGAGCCTGGAGAAGCAGTTGATGGCGGCACTGTAACTGGTGCAATGGATACAGCACCTGCTGGACTATTCAACCCGATTTTTTATGCTGATGCATATGAGAACAATATCTTATCTTTAACGCATGAAGGTTTATTAGGACAAGATGAAAACCTTGATTTCATTCCGAAATTAGCAAAAGAATGGGAATTTAACGAAGACCAAACAGAAGTTACATTCCACTTAGAAGAAAACGTGAAATGGCAAGATGGAGAGCCGTTCACTGCAAACGATGTCGTATTTACATACAAATCGATTGCAAGCCCTGGATATGTTGAGGCTGGCGGTATTCGTACACAATATGTTGAAAGACTATTAGGCTATGAAGACTTCTCAACAGGAAAAACAGATGAATTCGAAGGTGTTGTTGCAGTTGACGACAATACTGTAACATTCAAATATGCAAATCCGAATGTGTTAGCACTTTCTGATTCAAGCTTCCCAATTATTCCTGAGCATATCTTTAAGGATATTGCGATCGCTGACATGCCTAAAGCTGCTGCTACAACAAAAGACGTTATTGGTACTGGGCCATTCAAATTGACTAATGTTGTAGAAGGTGAGCAATACGTTCTTGAGAAAAACGAAGACTACTGGCAAGGTGCTCCTAAGTTAGACAGCATTGTTTGGAAGGTTGTAGACCAATCTGTCATCCTTGGTATGCTTGAAAGCGGCGAAGTAGATTTTGTTGCAGATCCAACTGGAATTCAAGCTGCAGACTATGAGTCAGTTGCAGCAAACGACAATGTTGAAATTGTTGAACAGCCAGATTTTGGTTATCAGGTAATGGGGATGATGGTTAACCATCGTGAACAAGGTGATACAGCGTTAGATCCATCTAAATGGACAGAAAACAAAAAGCTTTCTAACCAAAAAGTCCGTCAGGCAATTGCATATGCAGTTGATCGTGAAGCAATCATCAATGGTTTGCTTTATGGAAAAGGAGTAGTTCAGAATTCTCCAATCGCTACTCAATTCTGGGCATATGATGATACAAAACCTAACCAATATAAGTTTGATGCAGAAGAAGCAAAATCATTGCTAGATGAAGCAGGCTATAAAGATACAAATGGCGATGGCTTCCGTGAAGATCCAGATGGAAATGAGTGGGTATTGAACCTGAACTATCCATTAGGAAACCAAATTCGTGAAAAATCAGCACCAATCATTCAAGAGTATCTTGAAGCTGTGGGCATCAAAATTGACTTGCGCCAGCCGAAGCAAGCTGCTGCTTACTTTGAAGATTTAGAAAAGAATGCACAAGATTGGGATCTATACTTACTTGGCTGGAGCTTAGACAGCACAGATCCAGATCCAAGCGGACTATGGTCTTCTAAAGCTGCTTACAACTATTCCCGTTGGAATAATCCAGAAGCAGAACAGCTTCTAGTGGACGCATTTACACCACCAGATGCATTTGAACAAGATTTTAGAAAAGAGAAATACAGCGAATGGCAAGTGAAGTTCTCTGAAGATCTTCCAGCATTAATTCTATATGCTCAAAACAGCCTATGGGCATATAACAAACGTCTGCAAGGCATTGATGTATTGCCATACTCATTCTTGAACAATACACATTTATGGAGTGTTACAAAATAA